A single genomic interval of Nitrospinota bacterium harbors:
- a CDS encoding phospholipid carrier-dependent glycosyltransferase yields the protein MQNLNRGTLKLFLLMGPVLLATFLFSWSIFHSDLSKREAREGVPVVNMMRGGNPWLPQINPEQLRTKPPLFYWSGLLSSKILGGVDEVSLRIPSVIAGAGTVFLTAYLGMRQFTPVIGCIAGLIIASCWRFAYLGSHARIDMLFTFFITLAFVAMWELARIEKQRTSLKWLAGIAIGLAVLTKGPLGLLFPLFAIFFFSRAVKFDVPWLHLFLLPLSMAGLWLVFGLIDGGKEFATMIQQETLGRITGNTSIQVHRKPFFYYLPQIFGGMAPWSLFLPFAIWYGIKDLRHNVPWKFCAIALATLFIFLSMFPGKRGDYLLPLYPMGAIILAIFFSQFGAANSGIKFSMLIPTWIIMGIMLILALLLVFGTLLPELNLDSYSAFINSRDRWMAQQLYHKHRPAALFLAAGALGMLIFSKYLREALYKKSGINLTGLLAGWALLLYLTVHGPAARVVNEYSSFRPFSEEIKKLSNGRPLFSRIKAREDLLYYLDLPVTDVNNEAPGPDALIIMKKEHSSDWLKHYPDQKIILEMNASFEPYQLIGKP from the coding sequence ATGCAAAATCTAAATCGTGGAACATTGAAACTGTTCCTGCTGATGGGACCTGTGCTATTGGCAACGTTTCTATTTTCCTGGTCGATTTTTCATTCAGACCTTTCCAAAAGGGAAGCGCGCGAAGGAGTTCCCGTTGTTAACATGATGCGCGGTGGAAATCCCTGGCTGCCCCAAATTAACCCGGAACAGTTACGCACCAAACCTCCATTGTTCTACTGGTCGGGTCTTCTATCCTCAAAAATTCTTGGTGGTGTGGATGAAGTCTCCCTGCGTATCCCTTCAGTTATAGCAGGCGCGGGCACAGTTTTCCTCACCGCATATTTAGGCATGCGCCAGTTCACCCCGGTTATCGGATGCATTGCGGGGTTAATCATAGCCTCTTGTTGGAGGTTTGCTTATCTGGGGAGCCACGCCCGAATCGATATGCTCTTTACTTTTTTCATCACCCTGGCTTTTGTTGCAATGTGGGAACTGGCACGTATTGAGAAACAAAGGACGTCTCTCAAATGGCTGGCTGGCATAGCAATTGGCCTGGCTGTATTAACGAAAGGTCCATTAGGGCTGCTGTTTCCCTTGTTCGCGATATTTTTTTTCAGCCGGGCTGTTAAATTTGATGTTCCATGGCTGCATCTTTTCCTATTACCGTTATCAATGGCAGGTCTCTGGCTGGTATTTGGGCTGATCGACGGAGGAAAAGAGTTTGCCACCATGATTCAACAGGAAACCCTTGGAAGGATTACGGGAAATACCAGTATACAAGTTCACCGCAAACCTTTTTTTTATTACTTGCCGCAAATATTTGGCGGCATGGCTCCATGGAGCTTGTTCCTCCCTTTCGCGATCTGGTATGGAATAAAAGACCTGCGCCATAATGTCCCCTGGAAATTTTGCGCCATAGCATTGGCAACACTATTTATATTTCTTTCTATGTTTCCAGGCAAAAGGGGAGACTATCTCCTGCCACTTTACCCCATGGGCGCAATTATTCTCGCCATTTTCTTTTCGCAATTTGGTGCCGCGAATTCTGGAATCAAATTCAGCATGCTCATCCCCACCTGGATCATAATGGGAATAATGTTGATACTTGCACTGTTGCTGGTTTTTGGAACCCTTCTTCCCGAATTGAATTTAGATTCCTATTCGGCTTTTATAAATTCACGGGATCGCTGGATGGCCCAGCAGCTTTATCACAAACATCGGCCTGCTGCTCTTTTCCTTGCGGCAGGTGCGCTGGGTATGTTAATTTTTTCGAAATATCTTAGAGAGGCTCTTTATAAAAAATCGGGAATAAACCTTACAGGACTGTTAGCAGGGTGGGCTCTTCTTCTGTATCTCACGGTTCACGGACCTGCGGCAAGAGTTGTTAATGAATATAGTTCGTTTAGGCCTTTTTCGGAAGAAATCAAAAAGCTCTCGAACGGTCGGCCTCTTTTCAGCCGTATTAAAGCAAGAGAAGATCTACTATACTATCTGGACTTGCCAGTAACGGATGTTAACAACGAAGCACCCGGCCCTGATGCTTTGATAATTATGAAAAAAGAGCACAGTTCAGACTGGTTGAAACATTATCCTGATCAAAAAATTATTTTAGAGATGAACGCGTCTTTTGAACCCTATCAACTAATAGGAAAACCCTGA
- a CDS encoding MBL fold metallo-hydrolase, which produces MAVKGFRWFFATWTFVSVLTGICNAEGFKTVEVWKNLFTVVDGEGVDSNTTFLVTRDGVIVVDTRVTPGEAEKVLAEIRKQTDLPILYTINTHYHGDHTFGNQVFKKFGAIIAHESVRKNLFGDSGKDHLEAFRSRSIPGLDEIDITPPNMVFKDEMNLYVGGYSLRLLHVRGHTDGDVFIYIDQLKTLITGDLVTTGRIPHMGDAYLAEWLSAMNLLGDIDAEIYIPGHGQPGGKPVLIAMKHYLLKLKGMVLKNLKEGKSLKETQDAIRPVLMEQYRGWKKLEWIDANIRRAYLEYSLKREGNEL; this is translated from the coding sequence ATGGCCGTTAAGGGATTCAGATGGTTTTTTGCCACGTGGACATTCGTCAGTGTTTTGACCGGCATTTGCAATGCCGAAGGGTTTAAAACCGTTGAAGTGTGGAAGAACCTTTTCACCGTTGTGGATGGTGAGGGGGTGGACTCGAACACAACCTTTCTCGTTACCCGTGACGGGGTGATTGTGGTGGATACCCGGGTGACCCCGGGTGAAGCGGAAAAGGTATTGGCAGAAATTCGCAAGCAGACAGACCTTCCCATCCTTTACACCATCAACACGCATTATCACGGCGACCACACTTTTGGTAACCAGGTTTTTAAAAAGTTTGGTGCCATCATCGCCCATGAGAGTGTTCGTAAAAACCTGTTTGGTGATTCCGGCAAAGACCATTTGGAGGCTTTCAGGTCCCGGAGCATTCCCGGATTGGATGAGATAGACATCACTCCGCCGAATATGGTTTTTAAAGACGAGATGAATTTGTATGTGGGTGGATACAGTTTAAGGTTGCTCCACGTGCGGGGGCACACCGATGGAGATGTTTTCATCTATATAGACCAGTTGAAAACCCTGATCACTGGCGACCTGGTCACGACCGGAAGAATTCCTCACATGGGGGATGCGTATCTGGCAGAGTGGCTTTCAGCGATGAATCTGCTGGGAGACATTGACGCGGAAATTTACATCCCCGGTCATGGTCAGCCCGGTGGCAAGCCGGTGCTTATAGCGATGAAGCATTACCTGCTCAAACTTAAAGGAATGGTGCTAAAAAATTTGAAAGAGGGCAAGTCCCTTAAAGAAACCCAGGATGCGATCCGTCCGGTTTTAATGGAACAGTATAGAGGCTGGAAAAAACTCGAATGGATTGACGCGAATATACGCCGCGCCTATCTGGAATACAGTCTCAAACGTGAGGGTAACGAGTTATAG